The following coding sequences are from one Loxodonta africana isolate mLoxAfr1 chromosome 18, mLoxAfr1.hap2, whole genome shotgun sequence window:
- the LOC100661364 gene encoding keratin-associated protein 3-3-like codes for MSCFASRCCSVPTGPATTICSSDKCCRCGVCLPSTCPHTTWLLEPTCCDNSPPPCHIPQPCVPTCFLLNSSQPTPGLETLNLTTFIQPCGKPCLPRSC; via the coding sequence ATGTCTTGCTTTGCTTCCCGCTGTTGCAGCGTCCCCACTGGCCCTGCCACCACCATCTGCTCCTCTGACAAATGCTGCCGATGCGGAGTCTGCCTGCCCAGCACCTGCCCACATACCACCTGGTTACTGGAGCCAACCTGCTGTGACAACTCCCCCCCACCCTGCCACATCCCTCAGCCCTGCGTGCCCACCTGCTTCCTGCTCAACTCCAGCCAGCCAACCCCAGGCCTGGAGACCCTCAACCTCACCACCTTCATCCAGCCCTGCGGTAAGCCCTGCCTCCCAAGAAGCTGCTGA
- the KRT40 gene encoding keratin, type I cytoskeletal 40 — MPSECSPTRCSSESGARASDHPSVSTRSMKTTCLPNTCATTRCQTPTFPSTSRLSTGCLTPCYFAGSCNIPCLVGNCPCCEDGVFNSNEKETMQFLNDRLATYLEKVRGLEEENAALECRIREQCEQEIPLVCPDYQCYFDTIEDLQQKILCTKAENSRLAVQLDNCKLAADDFRSKYESELSLRQLVETDISGLHKILDELTLCRSDLEAHVESLKDDLFCLKKSHEEEVNLLLGQLGDRLSVELDTAPTTDFNRVLDEMRCQYETVLANNRRDVEEWFAVQTEELNQQQLSSAEQLQGCQTEILELKRTANALEIELQAQQNLTDSLECTVAETEAQYSSQLAQMQCLIDNVETQLAEIRCDLERQNLEYEVLLDTKARLECEINTYQGLLDSEDGRILCNRGSTTHTSSNTCEPYSTYVMCTAENCCA, encoded by the exons ATGCCTTCTGAGTGTTCTCCCACTCGCTGCTCTTCTGAGTCTGGTGCCAGGGCTTCTGATCACCCATCTGTTTCAACGCGTTCTATGAAAACGACTTGTCTCCCTAACACCTGTGCTACAACCAGATGCCAGACCCCCACCTTCCCATCCACGTCTCGCTTGTCAACTGGTTGCCTCACACCATGCTACTTTGCTGGGAGTTGTAATATTCCATGCTTGGTGGGGAACTGTCCTTGTTGTGAGGATGGGGTGTTCAACAGCAACGAGAAGGAGACAATGCAGTTCCTGAATGACAGACTCGCCACCTATCTGGAGAAGGTGCGTGGCCTGGAAGAggagaatgcagcactggaatgcAGGATACGAGAACAATGTGAACAGGAAATCCCACTGGTGTGTCCTGATTATCAGTGTTACTTTGACACCATTGAAGATCTCCAACAAAAG ATTTTGTGCACGAAGGCAGAGAATTCTAGACTTGCTGTACAGCTTGACAACTGCAAACTGGCTGCTGATGACTTTAGGTCAAA GTACGAGAGTGAACTGTCCCTTCGCCAGCTGGTAGAGACTGACATCAGTGGCCTGCACAAGATCCTGGATGAGCTGACCCTGTGCAGATCTGACCTGGAGGCCCATGTGGAGTCCCTGAAAGATGATCTCTTTTGCCTTAAGAAAAGCCATGAGGAG GAGGTCAACCTGCTTCTTGGACAGCTTGGTGACCGACTCAGTGTGGAGCTAGACACTGCCCCCACGACCGACTTCAACAGGGTCCTGGATGAGATGCGTTGTCAGTATGAAACAGTGCTCGCCAACAACCGCAGAGACGTGGAAGAATGGTTCGCTGTTCAG ACAGAGGAGCTGAATCAGCAGCAGCTGTCCAGTGCAGAGCAGCTGCAAGGCTGCCAGACGGAGATCTTAGAACTGAAACGCACAGCCAACGCTCTGGAGATTGAGCTCCAAGCCCAGCAAAACTTG acAGACTCTCTGGAATGCACTGTGGCAGAGACCGAGGCCCAGTACAGCTCCCAGCTGGCCCAGATGCAGTGCCTGATCGATAACGTGGAGACCCAACTGGCCGAGATCCGCTGTGACCTGGAGCGGCAGAACCTGGAGTATGAGGTGCTGCTGGACACAAAGGCCAGGCTGGAGTGTGAGATCAACACGTACCAGGGCCTCCTGGACAGTGAGGATGGCAG AATTCTTTGTAACCGTGGTTCTACAACACACACATCAAGCAACACCTGTGAGCCGTACTCAACCTATGTCATGTGCACAGCTGAAAACTGCTGTGCTTGA